The following is a genomic window from Candidatus Parvarchaeota archaeon.
ACGGAATTGCCAAAAAGGACGGATTTGTCATTTTTGTCCCAGGCGCTGCCATGGGCGAGACTTGCAAGGTCAAGGTGACAGATGTCAGGCGCAGGTTTGCAATCGCGCAAAAAGCCGGTGAGGCATCTGCGCCAGCGCCTGAAAGCCAGGCACCTGCGCAAGAAGAGGCACCAGGGCA
Proteins encoded in this region:
- a CDS encoding TRAM domain-containing protein, producing MGPKPVKVGDEIDVTIEAVAAKGDGIAKKDGFVIFVPGAAMGETCKVKVTDVRRRFAIAQKAGEASAPAPESQAPAQEEAPGQEDVQA